The proteins below come from a single Triticum aestivum cultivar Chinese Spring chromosome 5D, IWGSC CS RefSeq v2.1, whole genome shotgun sequence genomic window:
- the LOC123123907 gene encoding RNA polymerase sigma factor sigF, chloroplastic has protein sequence MNSSRSLLSSPLFPTSSPNFRSSPSPSRASVPMIHDSTGRASTACHYSPSLVAEEQQAHGSVALKGEKALLEFLLDMALEQHTEGKTFKGEDGAEGEFESYLRGLQRQVIYQQAFGQKNNFTSAITSTSTPSAKSVPTLDLKTTSATLMKEVAFLADGSSPSTTQLNVPPTLATSVESTHPYEKLLSNGQVFIRSTRLLERRSKKRNVPQASTSSTDVVQCSVADSKKKEKPKKYGRVLGPDEPFRLFLRDRETTEFLTAKEERHLFSQIQNLMKLEEAQRRLEAQCGREPTLPEWAQAVGMSCKELQSSIHMGRRCREKMARSNFRLVIHVARKYQGYGLDIEDLVQDGCCGLMKTFEKFNPSKGCRFPTYAYWWIRQAIKKSIFKHSRLIRLPESVYARLKKVGKARLECILEGEQPTNQNVARRAGITIEKLAKLKAKTRKPRSMQDQVWSNDAVTFQEITEDPNIDPPDLVVDRIMMRQQVREFLGILTTREKEIIEHRFGIYDGEPKTLHVIGDMYGLSKERIRQLQNRALDKLKRSVSTQGFHVYLDLLTSNG, from the exons ATGAATTCCAGCCGGAGCCTGCTCTCGTCGCCGCTCTTCCCCACCTCCTCTCCAAACTTCAGGTCCTCCCCATCCCCCTCCCGCGCATCAG ttccgaTGATACACGACAGCACGGGCAGAGCATCCACGGCGTGCCACTACTCGCCCTCGCTCGTGGCCGAGGAGCAGCAGGCCCATGGCTCTGTGGCTTTGAAGGGCGAGAAGGCCTTGCTGGAGTTCCTGCTGGACATG GCCTTGGAGCAGCACACGGAAGGGAAGACTTTCAAAGGCGAAGACGGGGCAGAGGGCGAGTTCGAGAGCTATCTGCGAGGCCTGCAGCGGCAAGTCATTTACCAGCAGGCCTTTGG TCAAAAGAACAACTTTACCTCTGCAATCACTTCAACTTCAACGCCATCGGCAAAATCAGTTCCAACTTTGGATCTTAAGACAACCTCGGCAACCTTGATGAAGGAGGTGGCCTTTTTGGCAGATGGATCAAGCCCTTCAACCACCCAGCTGAATGTACCACCAACGCTTGCAACCAGTGTGGAGTCCACCCACCCGTACGAGAAGCTGCTGAGCAATGGGCAAGTGTTTATTCGGTCTACACGGTTGCTCGAGAGGAGATCCAAGAAGCGGAATGTTCCTCAGGCATCAACAAGCAGTACTGATGTTGTGCAGTGCAGTGTTGCTGATtcaaagaagaaagagaagccaaagaAGTATGGCAGGGTTCTCGGTCCAGATGAACCCTTCAGGTTGTTCCTACGAGACCGCGAGACGACAGAGTTCTTGACGGCAAAGGAAGAGAGACACCTGTTCAGTCAAATACAG AACCTTATGAAACTAGAGGAGGCTCAGCGTAGGCTAGAAGCACAGTGTGGCCGCGAGCCGACGCTTCCGGAGTGGGCTCAGGCCGTAGGAATGAGCTGCAAGGAACTGCAGTCGTCCATACACATGGGAAGGCGCTGCAGGGAGAAGATGGCCCGCTCCAACTTCCGCCTTGTGATACACGTAGCTAGGAAATACCAGGGATATGGCCTTGACATTGAGGACCTAGTTCAG GACGGATGCTGTGGGTTGATGAAAACCTTCGAGAAATTCAATCCAAGCAAGGGATGCAGGTTCCCCACGTATGCGTACTGGTGGATACGCCAAGCGATCAAAAAGTCTATCTTCAAGCATTCGAGACTGATTCGGTTGCCG GAGAGTGTGTATGCACGTCTGAAAAAGGTGGGGAAAGCAAGGCTGGAGTGCATCTTAGAAGGGGAGCAGCCTACTAACCAAAATGTAGCTAGGCGTGCGGGCATCACGATCGAGAAGCTGGCGAAACTCAAAGCGAAGACCAGAAAGCCACGATCAATGCAGGATCAAGTCTGGTCCAACGACGCTGTCACCTTCCAG GAGATCACGGAGGACCCGAACATCGATCCGCCGGACCTggtggtggacaggattatgatgAGGCAGCAGGTGCGCGAGTTCCTGGGCATCCTGACCACGAGGGAGAAGGAGATCATCGAGCACCGGTTCGGGATCTACGACGGCGAGCCCAAGACGCTCCACGTGATCGGGGACATGTACGGCCTGTCCAAGGAGCGGATCCGGCAGCTCCAGAACCGGGCGCTGGACAAGCTCAAGAGGAGCGTGTCCACGCAGGGGTTCCACGTCTACTTGGACCTGCTGACCTCCAACGGCTAG